In the Armatimonas rosea genome, CCCGAGACCTGATCTACGCCAAGCACGACGGGGTCGCGCTGACTCTGGATGTCTTTCAACCGGCGCGGCCCAATGGGGCGGGGATCATCAAGCTTGTCAGCGGTGGCTGGAAGTCGAGCCATGAGCAGATCACCGACGGCGGCTGGCCGGAGTTTGGCTACACGACCTTCACCGTGGTGCATGGCTCGCAGCCGCACTTTCGGGTGGAGCAGATCGTGCTGGATATCGACCGCGCGGTACGCTTTGTCCGCGCCAACGCCCGCCGCTTTGGCGTGAACCCCAACACGCTTGGGATCACGGGCAGTAGCGCCGGCGGGCACCTGAGCCTGATGCAGGCCACCCACGGCGAGCCCGGCGACCCGCGCGCAACCGATCCCGTGGAGCGCGAGAGCAGCGCCGTGCAGGCCGCCGCGTGCCTCTACCCCCCGACCGACTACCTCAACTGGTTCGCCGATGGTGACAATGCTGTCGGAGTGGGCAGGCTGGCGGACTACGCGGCGGCGTTTGGCCCGAAGTCGGCGACCCCCGAGGGGCGCGAGGCGCTGGGCCGCCTGCTCTCCCCGATCTACGCCGTACACAAAACCCAGCCGCCGGTCTTCATTGTCCATGGCGACTCCGACACGCAGGTCTCGGTCACCCAGGCGCGGCGGTTCTGGCAGCGCTGCCAAGAGGTCGGGGCGGTCTGTGAGGTGCGGATTCGCGAGGGCGCAGGCCACGGTGGCTGGAAGGAGCTCCCCGACGATACCAAGCGCATGGCGGAGTGGTTCGACCTGCACCTGCTGGGCAAGAAACCCCAAGTGCCCTTCACGTTTGGTATCGTATCGTTGCCCCGTGGAGCGGGGCGGAGCTAAAAAGATGCACCCTCTCTACCGCTTTGACCAGAGCGCGCCCGTTGTCGCCGATCCTGCCGCGCTCACCGACGAGCACATCGCCGCTTACCACCGCGACGGCTTCCTGGCTGTTGAGGGGGTCCTGACGCCCGCGGAGGTGGAGAGCGCCAAGGCCGCGCTGGCCGACCTGCTCTACTTCCGTGTCCCCGACGCCGAGCGGGTTGTCCAGCCCGAGCCGGCTATCAAAGACCTCTGGCCGAGCTTCTCCCCCGACCAAAAAGCCGATGCGACCCGCAAGCTCTTTCGCTTTATCGAGTTTGAGCCGCGCCTGAAGTCCCTGGCAGTGGAGCACCCCGCGATCCAGGCGCTCCTCACGCGGCTCCTGGGCGGCGAGGCTCCCGTACTGATCCAGGATATGGCGCTACTCAAGCCGCCGCACATCGGCACGGAGAAGCCCTGGCACCAGGACATGGCCTACTTCACCTGGGGGCCGCCCGAGAAAGTGATCGGAGTCTGGATCGCGCTGGATGCGGCGACCGCGGAGAACGGCTGCATGCATGTCCTGCCCGGCACCCACACCGAAGGCGCGCGCCCCCACTTCCACCTGCGGGACTGCCAGCTCGCCGATGCTGCCGTCGACGTGGAGCGCGATGTGCTCGTCCCACTTGCCCCCGGCGGTGCCCTGTTTTTCTCGTCGCTGCTCCACCACGGAACCCCGCCCAATCAATCGCCCCACCGGCGCTGGGCGCTCCAGTACCACTACCGCGCCGCGTCGGCGACCCCGGTGACCCGCGACGAGCACGCGGCGCTCTTCTTCGATGGCGACCTCTACGCGGGCTGCCTGGGTGGCTAAAGGCACAATCCTATGATCACTCTCCAGGGAAATCAGCTCTGTGCGGAGAACGCTCACTTCCGCCGGACGTGGCGCATCGCCGCCGCGGGGACGCTTCACCCAGAGTCGTTCGTGTTGCTCGAAAGCGGCTATGAGTGGCTCGCCCCCCACGCGCTCTCCACGGACGAGGCAACTGACGCTATTCTCACGCCGTGTCCGCCTCCCTCCGTGGTCGAAGCCCCCTCGGTCTGCGCGGAGCTGCGGGTCGGTGGGCAAGTCTATCGCCTGCAGGTCTTCCCAGAGGCGCGTGGCGTGCGAATCCAACAAAAAAGCCCCTCTTCCTCACGAGGAACGAGTGATCAAGGGAAGAGGGGGCAGGGGGAGATGGTATCGGGTATCGAGGCCGATCCGGTTGCCACGAGCTCTCCCCAAAGCAACTTGAATGAGACACTGGCGCTGGCACCGCTGCACCTGCGGCTGACACAGGTGACCCTGGTGGACCAGACCGACCACCACAATGAGCTGGTCTTTGAGAGCGAGTGGCTGCTTCACACGTCGGAGCGGGCGTGGGAGCTGGCGGGGTGCTTGTTCTATATCGAGGACGTGCTTACCGGCAATGGGCTGATCGTCCTCAAGGAAGCGCCCCTTCCCACGGTGCGCCCCGTCTCTGCCCCGTGGGACCTCCAGGTCGCTGCCCGCGAGCGCCATATCACTCTGGCAACCGATACCTACGCCACCACGGTGCTCGCCTACACCGGCGGAAAGCTCGGGCGGATCGCCGCGCTTCAGAGCTACCAGCGCTGCCTGCGTCCCTCTGTGCCGAGCCGCGACGGGCTCCTGGTGAGCAATACCTGGGGCGATCGGAACCGCGACGGGCGCATCAACGCTGCGTTTTTGACCCAAGAGATCGAGGCGGGCGCACGGCTCGGGGTGGACGTGATCCAGATCGACGATGGCTGGCAGGTCGGAGCGACCAGCAACTCGGTGCGGGCCAAGGAGCAGGGCGGGGTCTGGGAGGGGTTCTACGCCGCGACAGACCGTTTCTGGAGTGTCAGCCCGGAGCGCTTTCCCGACGGCCTAGAGCCGCTGGTCGCTGCCGCCAAAGAGCACGGCCTGCGCTTCGGGCTCTGGTTTGGCCCCGATTCCGCCGGTGACTTTGCCAACTGGCAGCGCGATGCGGCGACAGTCGTTCGGCTTCACCAAGAGCTGGGCATCGACTACATCAAGATCGACGGTGTCAAGCTACGCTCTGAGCTTGGGGAGACGAACCTCCATGCGTTCTTCGACCAAGTCCTCACCGAGACCGAGGGCCGCGTGGTCTTCGATCTGGATGTGACGGCGGAGGCGCGGCCGGGCTACTTGGGGATGGTGCGCGTGGGGCCGCTCTTTGTGGAGAACCGCTACACCGACTGGCGGCGCTACTGGCCCCACCAGACACTGAGAAACCTCTGGAAGCTCGCGCACCACCTCGACCCCGTGCGCCTGCGGCTGGAGTGGCTCAATCACGCGCGCAACCAAGACAAGTACGAAAACGATCCGCTTGCCCCGATCCACTACCGCCCCGACTCTCTCTTTGCCACCGTGATGCTCTCCTCGCCACTGGGCTGGTTTGAGAGCTCGCAGCTTCCAGAGAGCTACTTTGCGGAGGCCGCGCCGCTGATCGCGACATGGAAGGCCCACCGCGCGGCGCTCTTCTCGGGGACGATCTATCCGATCGGAAGCGCCCCCGATGGAGTCGCCTGGACCGGCTTTGTCTCGGTCGGCGCAAGCGGCACCTACCTGCTCGCCTTCCGGGAAGCCTCCCCCGAGGCGCAGTGGAGCTCTCCCTGGCCGTTTCCTGTTCCTGACGCGGCGGGAGCGTTTGTGCGGCTCGGCGGCGACGGCACGGCGCAT is a window encoding:
- a CDS encoding alpha/beta hydrolase — encoded protein: MQPVRRTRDLIYAKHDGVALTLDVFQPARPNGAGIIKLVSGGWKSSHEQITDGGWPEFGYTTFTVVHGSQPHFRVEQIVLDIDRAVRFVRANARRFGVNPNTLGITGSSAGGHLSLMQATHGEPGDPRATDPVERESSAVQAAACLYPPTDYLNWFADGDNAVGVGRLADYAAAFGPKSATPEGREALGRLLSPIYAVHKTQPPVFIVHGDSDTQVSVTQARRFWQRCQEVGAVCEVRIREGAGHGGWKELPDDTKRMAEWFDLHLLGKKPQVPFTFGIVSLPRGAGRS
- a CDS encoding phytanoyl-CoA dioxygenase family protein — its product is MHPLYRFDQSAPVVADPAALTDEHIAAYHRDGFLAVEGVLTPAEVESAKAALADLLYFRVPDAERVVQPEPAIKDLWPSFSPDQKADATRKLFRFIEFEPRLKSLAVEHPAIQALLTRLLGGEAPVLIQDMALLKPPHIGTEKPWHQDMAYFTWGPPEKVIGVWIALDAATAENGCMHVLPGTHTEGARPHFHLRDCQLADAAVDVERDVLVPLAPGGALFFSSLLHHGTPPNQSPHRRWALQYHYRAASATPVTRDEHAALFFDGDLYAGCLGG
- a CDS encoding alpha-galactosidase, encoding MITLQGNQLCAENAHFRRTWRIAAAGTLHPESFVLLESGYEWLAPHALSTDEATDAILTPCPPPSVVEAPSVCAELRVGGQVYRLQVFPEARGVRIQQKSPSSSRGTSDQGKRGQGEMVSGIEADPVATSSPQSNLNETLALAPLHLRLTQVTLVDQTDHHNELVFESEWLLHTSERAWELAGCLFYIEDVLTGNGLIVLKEAPLPTVRPVSAPWDLQVAARERHITLATDTYATTVLAYTGGKLGRIAALQSYQRCLRPSVPSRDGLLVSNTWGDRNRDGRINAAFLTQEIEAGARLGVDVIQIDDGWQVGATSNSVRAKEQGGVWEGFYAATDRFWSVSPERFPDGLEPLVAAAKEHGLRFGLWFGPDSAGDFANWQRDAATVVRLHQELGIDYIKIDGVKLRSELGETNLHAFFDQVLTETEGRVVFDLDVTAEARPGYLGMVRVGPLFVENRYTDWRRYWPHQTLRNLWKLAHHLDPVRLRLEWLNHARNQDKYENDPLAPIHYRPDSLFATVMLSSPLGWFESSQLPESYFAEAAPLIATWKAHRAALFSGTIYPIGSAPDGVAWTGFVSVGASGTYLLAFREASPEAQWSSPWPFPVPDAAGAFVRLGGDGTAHLDKGELRVNLPNTHRFFFGFKAN